The nucleotide sequence ATTCCCTCGGGACAAACAGTAACCGCGCCCTCAATTTTCATCCGCTGGGTCCACTCGTATATTATGTGCAATTCACTGAGCGTATACAACCGGTCTTCACGTAGCACCTGATCAACGGGCTTGCAAATTCCAAGCGAGACACTATAATGCTGTTGTCCCGGACAACTCCGTAGTTCCATCCCGTTGGAACCGCAGCTCAGGTACTTCGAACAGTCAAAGGGATACACAAAGAAGCCCAAAGAACCTCTAGGACACGCCAAAGCTGCAAGGAAGAGGTCGAGGTCAGGGATCTTTTTTAGCTGAGTTTCCTGAGTTTCATCACTCACGATTATCCTGATCGGTTTGCCTTCTTTCAAATGGGACGCGATCCGCTTTAGCGACAAGCTGCTCTGGCAAGCAGTACCCTTGAGAAACGCTGAACACATCAAGGGGCTGGCATTGCCTAGTTAACGTGTGACCTTCCAGGCAGGTCAGATAGCCAGTAGCGTCAAATGGATTCGGAAAGAGGCCACTAACCTTTTCAGGGCACATCAAAGGACTTGGTGAGGCAGAGGGCTCTGCACCCCCTGGATACTGGGGTACACCACTAATTGGTGGCCGGTAACCTTCATCGGTTGGGAAATGTGGCTGGTAATTTCCGTTTGTTTGCAAAGGTTGTTGGTAATCTCCACTACCTTGATAGGGCGGCTGGTAATTCAAATCATTAGGTGTTTGATAGCTTCCAGGTGAAAAAGATTCTCCTCCAGGCGACAGTCCATTGCCCTGCTCTGGTTGCTTCTGTTCCTCATCCGCTTCCGGGCTCAATTCGTGCTGAGTGTCCCCAACATACTCCACTCGATCGTAAGGTTCGGTTATCTTATCCCGTACGACACACTTTTGCTGGGATATGCTGAATACTTCGCCTTGCTTACAGCTTCCTACATGGGTTTGTTTTGACGAGCAGATCAGATACTTTGTGCAATCGAAAGGATGTAAGTAATAGCCCTCAGCTTGCGGAGGACAAGCCAGCGTTGTAAGGTCCTGAATAAGGTCAGCTGCGAATAGGAAGGGTCACCTAGTATTCATTTTAGGGTTAAGGGTTGTAAGAAAGAGCTTACTCGAGAGTTCATCAATGTTCAAGGTATAATACACGTAATCATGGATGGAGAGGAACTGACGGGCAACACACTGGCGATGGGGTAAACTGTAAAAATCTGTTTGGGGACAACGCTCAATCTGCAAACGTCCATTTTGGCACTTTACAAAGAGGCCAGCGTGGAAGGGATAGGGGTAGTTCCCCTGCAGCGAGGGTGGGCAACCCCTTAGTGGGAACTGATAGGTCTGAATGTCCTGAGTGGTATGAGTTATCTCCTCCCAGAACTTGACACGATCTTCCTTTGATACCAGGCGACTTGGTCGGCAAGCTCGCTGGTACAAACTGAAGGCCATTTGCTCTCCGCAACTTTCAATAGACATCTTGCCGCCATCAGAACAACGCATATATTTGCCAGCATCGTAGGGGTAAAGATGAAGGCCGTCGGTGCCACCCGGGCAAGCAGAGAGCATCATAGCTGATGGATTTaaatgttataaaataaaCTTACGGGGTACGGAGTCAATGAGCCACAGACTTACTCTGCTCGATGCTTATTACAGAGACTTTATAGGTCACATAGTCGCTGTAGACCAACTGGGTCTTGAGCTGACAGCTACTCCTGGATATGCTGAATACATAGCCTGGCTGGCAGCTTTGAACCGCCAGTTTACCAGACTGACACAGGAGAAACTTTGTTTGGTCGAAGGGGTGGATAAATTGACCCTGCACTCCAGATGGACACAAAAGGTCTGTGAGGTGCTCGGCAGGTGGGTAAGAGGGGTCTAAAAAGGCGGTTTATCATTAGGTCTTAGTCTAACAGACTATCAGAGAATGGTTGGCAAAATGGTAAAACAAAACCCAAATGAAAAAGCAGGTGAATAAAGCGAAGAAGTCAAGGAAATCTTCAGAGTCCGACTTACTGGACGACTGTGGTGGTGGACGAGTATCCGATGGTTTTGTTGGGTAGCTAGGTACTTGGTTAGTTGGTGAATCTGGATTCTGACCGGGTAAAGAGTTTCTTCCATTGCAGTCCACCTTATTGGCAAAGTCACAACTGTTAATGACAGTGCTGAAAGCAGTTCCCGGTCCACATTTCTGTACGAAAGTCTGTCCATTTGCACATTCTAAGAACTTTGTGCAATCAAATGGATGGGCGTGAAGTCCAGAGGATCCAGGTGGGCAGGTAATATTTTCACTTATATCCAAGCTCTTTTGGGAATCTGGTCCATCGATGAAATATTCAACATGATCGCTGGGACCCTTACATTGGTCCTTGGGAACGCATTTCTGATTGGAGAAGCTGAAGATTTCTCCCGGGGTGCAGCTTTCAATAAAGGTCTGCTGATTCCAGCACCTGACATATTTCGTGCAATCAAAGGGATGCAGATAGTATCCTTGGGTTTGGGGAGGACAAGTTAGAGTTGATCGGTCAAGGATAAATTCAGCTGTGAAGGAAGAAGCACTGTGAAGTCAAGTCAATCcctaaaaagtttttatagtGAGCTTACTTGAAAATTCCGAACTGATATAGGAGTAATCCAAGTAGTCATGGGCAGTGAGAAGGTAACGGGTCACACACTGTCGCTGGGATAGGCTGTAAACCGTTCCACTAGGACAACTGACAATCTCTAATACTCCATACTGGCATTTTACATAGTGGCCAGCATGGAATGGATAGGGGTAGTTCTTCAAGACGTTGGGTGGGCATGCTCTGAGAGAAGACAGTTGGCCTTGGAGCAGACCTGACGGACTACTTTGGGAAGTTAACGTAGTCTGAACTTGGATTTCCTCCCAGAACTTCACACGATCGGAACTGTGCACTTGAGCACGAGGAAGACAAGACCTTTGGGATACACTGAAGGCCATCTGTGGGCCACAGCTTAGGATGGACATCTTACCACCAGGCGAGCACTGGACATACTTCTCAGCATCGTAGGGATACAAAAAGATGCCGTTGGCACTTCCAGGGCAATTACTTAATACCAATGCTAATGGAATTTTGTTATGAATGTTCAATGTTCAATAAAAAGTCAATCAACTTACAATACCCATAGGAGACTTCGGAGATAATTAAAGTCACATAGTCGTTAAAGGCCAACTGTGCTTTTAATTGACAGTAGCCCCTTGATATGCTGAACACATAGTTAGGCTGGCAGCTTTGAACCGTCACCTTACCAGTCTGACACAGGAGAAACTTAGTTTGGTCGAAGGGATGGACAAATTGACCCTGCACTCCAGATGGACAGAAAAGGTCTGTGAGGTGCTCGGCAGGTGGGTAAGAGGGGTCTAAAAAGGCGGTTAAGAGTTAGGTCTTAGTCTACAAGACTAGCAGAGAATGGTTTGCAAAATGGTAAAACAAAACTCAAATGAAAAAGCAGGTGAATAAAGCGaagataacaagaaaatccTTGAGGTCCGACTTACTGGATGCCTGTGGTGGTGAACGAGTATCCGATGGTTTTGTTGAGTAGCTAGGTACTTGGTTAGTTGGTGAATCTGGATTCGTACCGGGTAGAGACTTTCTTCCATTGCAGTCCACCTTATTGGCAAAATCACAACTGTTAATGACAGTGCTGAAAGCAGTTCCCGGCCCACAATTCTGTACGAAAGTCTGTCCATTTGCACATTCCAAGAACTTTGTGCAATCAAATGGATGGGCCTGAAGTCCAGAGGATCCAGGTGGGCAGGTAATTTCTTCACTTATATCCAAGCTCCTTTGGGAACCTGGTCCATCGATTAAATATTCCACATGATCGTTTGGACCCTTGCATTGATCCTTTGGAACGCATTTCTGATTGGATAAGCTGAAGATTTCTCCCGTGGTGCAGCTCTCAATAAAGGTCTGCTGATTCCAGCACCTGACATATTTCGTGCAATCAAAGGGATGCAGATAGTATCCTTGGATTTGGGGAGGACAAGTTAGAGTTGATCGGTCAAGCATAAATTCAGCTGTGAAGGAAGAAGCACTGTGAAGTCAAGTCAATCCCTGAGAAGTTATTATAGTGAGCTTACTTGAACCTTCAGAACTGATATATGAGTAATCCAAATAGTCATGGGCAGTGAGAAGGTAACGGGTCACACACTGTCGCTGGGACAGGCTGTAAACCGTTCCAGAAGGACAACTGACAATGTGTAACACTCCATTCTGGCACTTTACAAAGTGGCCAGCATGGAATGGATAGGGGTAGTTCTTCTGGACACTGGATGGGCACGATCTAAGTGAAGACAGCTGACCTTGAAGCTGCCCTGACTGACTGCTTTGGGAAGTGAACGTAGTCTGAACTTGGACTTCCTCCCAGAACTTGACACGATCGGTACTATGCACTTGACCACGAGAAAGACAAGACTTTTGGGAGACACTGAAGGCCATCTGTGGGCCACAGCTTAGGATGGACATCCTACCACCAGGCGAGCACTGGACATACTTTTTAGCATCATAGGGATACAAAAAGTTGCCGTTGATATTTCCAGGACATTCATGTAAGATCAATGCTAATGGAGTTTTGTGATGAATTTTAAAGTACATCAACGCTTAGTAAACTTACAATACTCATAGGTGACTTCAGAAATAATTAAAGTCACATAGTCGCTGAAGGACAACTGTGCTTTCAGCTGGCAGTAGCCCCTCGATATGCTGAACACATAATTGGGCTGGCAGCTTTGCACAGCCACCTTACCATCCTTACAACTAAGGAACTTGGTCTGATCGAAGGGGTGAACAAACAGGCCAACTGCTCCCACTGGACATAGGAGATAGTTGACCTGAATCTCAGCAGAGGTAAAGGAGGAAGCTGTTTCAATTTAAAAGGATTATAATTATAGCAGAGTAAAAAGCCAATAAGCAAGCAAAGCATGAGCCGCATAATGTGAGATAAGTAACCCAAATGTAAAAGCAGATGAACCAAGCGGGGCCAAGCAGTAAGGATAAGGATAACGAATGAAGTCAAACTTACTGGAGGTCCGAGAGGAGTCAGAAAAGACACATACCAAAGTGGAGCCTTGAAAGATCATTCCCTGCGGACACTGTTCCACCTGAGGATTAACACCAATGCCGCATCGCAAGTACTTGTGCAGGTCGCGGGGATGTGGTCGAAGGCCACGAAAGCCGGATGGACAACCCAAGTCGTCCAAAGGCAGCGCAGGATAGCCTAACCCATGTGTTAGTTAGGGTTAATAAAGATTAATTGCTCATACGTACCGTGGCCAGAGGGTCCTTCTCCAGCTCCAGTTTCAGCTTGAGCTCCAGTTCCACATTTAGCAATATCCTTGTGCACGCAAACGAGCGATGCTACACTAAAGGCAGTTCCTGGCGCGCAGTCCATCACGAAGGCCTGACCATTGGCACAGTTCAGGAACTTGGTGCAATCCGTCGGATGCGGTTGCAATCCATTCATT is from Drosophila suzukii chromosome 3, CBGP_Dsuzu_IsoJpt1.0, whole genome shotgun sequence and encodes:
- the teq gene encoding uncharacterized protein teq isoform X2, whose amino-acid sequence is MVKWLLGLWLAILLVDRPGVIAYRSGSGYRSEQSEPVGLSAGHSNYGSDQQQPIYQRDSPCPPDFTGLVAYPHDCHRYVNCYGGSPTIQTCSPGTLFNGRTLVCDHPSNVVCPSPQPESTRLGRLSQFDSKPKCQAGMNGLQPHPTDCTKFLNCANGQAFVMDCAPGTAFSVASLVCVHKDIAKCGTGAQAETGAGEGPSGHGYPALPLDDLGCPSGFRGLRPHPRDLHKYLRCGIGVNPQVEQCPQGMIFQGSTLVCVFSDSSRTSTSSFTSAEIQVNYLLCPVGAVGLFVHPFDQTKFLSCKDGKVAVQSCQPNYVFSISRGYCQLKAQLSFSDYVTLIISEVTYEYSLILHECPGNINGNFLYPYDAKKYVQCSPGGRMSILSCGPQMAFSVSQKSCLSRGQVHSTDRVKFWEEVQVQTTFTSQSSQSGQLQGQLSSLRSCPSSVQKNYPYPFHAGHFVKCQNGVLHIVSCPSGTVYSLSQRQCVTRYLLTAHDYLDYSYISSEGSTEFMLDRSTLTCPPQIQGYYLHPFDCTKYVRCWNQQTFIESCTTGEIFSLSNQKCVPKDQCKGPNDHVEYLIDGPGSQRSLDISEEITCPPGSSGLQAHPFDCTKFLECANGQTFVQNCGPGTAFSTVINSCDFANKVDCNGRKSLPGTNPDSPTNQVPSYSTKPSDTRSPPQASNPSYPPAEHLTDLFCPSGVQGQFVHPFDQTKFLLCQTGKVTVQSCQPNYVFSISRGYCQLKAQLAFNDYVTLIISEVSYGYSLVLSNCPGSANGIFLYPYDAEKYVQCSPGGKMSILSCGPQMAFSVSQRSCLPRAQVHSSDRVKFWEEIQVQTTLTSQSSPSGLLQGQLSSLRACPPNVLKNYPYPFHAGHYVKCQYGVLEIVSCPSGTVYSLSQRQCVTRYLLTAHDYLDYSYISSEFSTEFILDRSTLTCPPQTQGYYLHPFDCTKYVRCWNQQTFIESCTPGEIFSFSNQKCVPKDQCKGPSDHVEYFIDGPDSQKSLDISENITCPPGSSGLHAHPFDCTKFLECANGQTFVQKCGPGTAFSTVINSCDFANKVDCNGRNSLPGQNPDSPTNQVPSYPTKPSDTRPPPQSSNPSYPPAEHLTDLLCPSGVQGQFIHPFDQTKFLLCQSGKLAVQSCQPGYVFSISRSSCQLKTQLVYSDYVTYKVSVISIEQTMMLSACPGGTDGLHLYPYDAGKYMRCSDGGKMSIESCGEQMAFSLYQRACRPSRLVSKEDRVKFWEEITHTTQDIQTYQFPLRGCPPSLQGNYPYPFHAGLFVKCQNGRLQIERCPQTDFYSLPHRQCVARQFLSIHDYVYYTLNIDELSTDLIQDLTTLACPPQAEGYYLHPFDCTKYLICSSKQTHVGSCKQGEVFSISQQKCVVRDKITEPYDRVEYVGDTQHELSPEADEEQKQPEQGNGLSPGGESFSPGSYQTPNDLNYQPPYQGYRPPISGVPQYPGGAEPSASPSPLMCPEKVSGLFPNPFDATGYLTCLEGHTLTRQCQPLDVFSVSQGYCLPEQLVAKADRVPFERRQTDQDNPLACPRGSLGFFVYPFDCSKYLSCGSNGMELRSCPGQQHYSVSLGICKPVDQVLREDRLYTLSELHIIYEWTQRMKIEGAVTVCPEGITGTLPHPRLPRKYLRCGPSQAEMYDCPAHHIFSVSRRVCVLDEQVPSDDRTDYIVRGSSSSWIIPSNDNRQAKSYQTTGTDQFGNRYTTRTTTTTRVIGDRWSDMNMQRPSGVGLEQNPLPHHQGYNSGWSGQETSYVQRQPSQNTIYVEGSLQPNRNYPTYNTPLAPMVPSQPVEDKKPEHESTVPSRQGYSRRIDHGSPGNGWKPMPPPPPTGGQKPLNLDYTPHSPGAREPQHQLQPQPQDPLLGQKPIDLDYDDQQKPEDPYNELQPLPGSPPRFYPDQLPSGSKPIGRQQPVDLHHDSGNLPDQQRPLDPHNSLQGSNDPPRHNPNPGLPLYNESNLYGGLLPPKPDPSANPRPTPPPNPSASQTPTPQLANRLNTFPVYPPIGDQTPHQNPHYSPSYAGIAHSRNASWAKVPVTSTTPPQDPDPFNPEMDEPFYDDDDFTTTTVRQALVPPPFDHKFYSPQSQIGVISKDRSGFDPNSQVAMKEALKLMLRPYFNHSGNAQEKQAKLTETAIVPVISKPPTSSTTQKTTTTTSTTPKTDLDSDAELIKAGEQESLDSVDDDYVFPDAREISRTEQTLDPSTTYTSTDFQRSTRRAELDPKTPTPTTTTIRNNWLASGHNRDYHRRHPNLPDPFSEHHPNPSPHHNHQHHRHPHEHKHHEHSADFHRRHPELPNPFPPKDDNNQQQEVLDEDYELLANPNAEEVTPKLASRSSFDHQCDFDCGNGKCLKKEQVCNGQKNCGNGKDEFNCPPSDYEVRLTGGEGPHAGRIEVKANGQWGYVCDDKFGLKDADIVCREIGYQMGAQEVRGSSFYAPPNQDFNYLIDEVECHGNETKLKDCAFKGWGVHNCGVDEVAGVVCKVPVMKCPNNYWLCQSSKDCIPTSFVCDNMNDCPDKSDESAAICQAPPQYRLEGGRNANEGRLEVKHHGVWGSVCDDDFNLKAAQVACNSMGFYGPAKIEKNIYGIGNGPVWLDQVMCFGNESSIDMCNHWNWGESNCNHTEDVALRCTAGPPPRSQRFSQSQLKGGRTVAEEAAARSYSQIGLWERSSKALHTPRRCGIFKDDLTDEYAHREERVVRGNVAQRGRHPWQATLRIRGRGGIFSHWCGAVVISKRHLLTAAHCLYGTSKGAYFVRVGDHYANIAESSEVDTFIENWYIHEEFRKGTHMNNDIAVVVLKTPLKFSDYVQPICLPDKKAELVQDRKCTISGWGSIKSGVSTPAQVLGSAELPILADNVCKQSNVYGSAMAEGMFCAGSMDESVDACEGDSGGPLVCSDDDGETLYGLISWGQHCGFKNRPGVYVRVNHYIDWIYEKINESLKRF